A single window of Candidatus Methanoperedens sp. DNA harbors:
- a CDS encoding winged helix-turn-helix transcriptional regulator: MANKKEDSYKEILEIKKKLHEIHTDMKRFVEQSSQQHLEHVLSGSRANFTNAIIGHVLDDIEGGLESNMVKRCDMRETCKSNFTGFLQKNANLIKQDEVHEDVILKNQSDLNNMRSNAPSKQCEKCFSNVQALFGKQVDLMRSMQIYDTDTKQKQNISVLPDELIVNDILEPLSNRQRLQILKAIAIETKTFSALSELTGLRGGNLLFHLQKLVDSAMILQRHERGDYMITDKGFKVLRSIGDMYSVLNP, encoded by the coding sequence ATGGCAAATAAAAAGGAGGACTCTTACAAAGAGATCCTCGAAATAAAAAAGAAACTGCATGAAATACATACTGACATGAAGCGGTTTGTAGAGCAATCAAGCCAGCAGCATCTTGAACATGTTCTTTCGGGTTCCCGCGCTAATTTTACGAATGCGATCATCGGGCATGTTCTTGATGATATCGAGGGCGGTCTTGAAAGTAATATGGTCAAAAGATGCGATATGCGGGAGACATGTAAATCAAACTTCACCGGATTCCTTCAAAAGAATGCAAACCTGATAAAGCAGGATGAGGTTCATGAAGATGTTATTTTGAAAAACCAGTCGGATTTAAACAATATGAGGAGCAATGCCCCATCGAAGCAGTGCGAAAAATGTTTTTCAAATGTACAGGCACTTTTCGGAAAACAGGTCGATCTGATGAGGTCAATGCAAATCTATGACACAGATACAAAACAAAAGCAAAATATATCAGTATTACCTGACGAACTAATTGTTAATGACATACTTGAGCCGCTATCCAACAGACAGCGCCTGCAAATCCTGAAAGCAATAGCAATAGAGACAAAAACCTTTTCAGCGCTTTCCGAACTTACAGGACTTCGCGGGGGAAATTTACTGTTCCATCTGCAAAAACTGGTTGACAGCGCAATGATCTTACAGCGCCATGAGCGCGGAGATTATATGATAACGGACAAGGGTTTCAAGGTATTAAGAAGTATAGGCGATATGTATTCGGTATTGAACCCCTGA
- a CDS encoding winged helix-turn-helix transcriptional regulator produces MRHMEYQSLERKTTTLTYISIRLNTFLLCFFFLLSVSTALATEYTVRPSQSDKSGAPVAGEEVHEIEVKPIPYWLFLILLGFTNITSSPETFFLIRFFPILGGYKRLNSSNILENMNREKLYGFIKSFPGSYFSEIIKETGLNKGSVEYHLKMMETEKMIESYKTNGKLRYFLNNSTYNKEELTVISALKNDTHRRIILGILGNQNINHKTLAEGIGVSSSTLTQHIKHLKEQGIVKADTDGRYTIYSINSNYFDSLQEYLNNTSS; encoded by the coding sequence ATGAGGCATATGGAGTATCAGTCGTTGGAACGGAAGACTACAACTTTAACGTATATCAGCATTAGACTGAATACATTCCTCCTTTGCTTTTTCTTTTTGCTATCGGTCTCTACAGCTTTAGCCACCGAGTACACGGTACGTCCCTCCCAGAGCGATAAATCGGGCGCTCCGGTAGCAGGTGAGGAAGTGCATGAGATCGAAGTCAAACCTATTCCTTACTGGCTTTTTCTTATTCTGTTGGGTTTTACTAATATAACCTCTTCTCCGGAAACTTTTTTTCTAATCAGGTTTTTTCCCATCCTTGGTGGCTATAAGAGATTAAACAGCTCAAATATTTTGGAAAATATGAACAGGGAAAAACTATATGGTTTTATTAAATCCTTCCCTGGAAGTTATTTCAGCGAGATAATAAAAGAAACAGGATTGAACAAAGGATCGGTCGAATACCACCTGAAAATGATGGAAACAGAAAAAATGATAGAATCATACAAAACAAACGGAAAACTTCGCTATTTTCTGAACAACTCTACTTATAATAAAGAAGAACTGACAGTAATTTCTGCGCTGAAGAATGATACTCATAGAAGGATTATTTTAGGGATACTTGGTAATCAAAATATAAATCATAAAACCCTTGCAGAAGGAATCGGAGTTTCTTCATCGACACTTACACAACATATTAAACATCTGAAAGAGCAGGGGATTGTTAAAGCTGATACAGATGGCAGGTACACAATTTACAGCATCAATTCCAATTACTTCGATTCATTGCAGGAATATTTGAACAACACATCCTCATAA
- a CDS encoding TrmB family transcriptional regulator, translating to MNSLNNVNPTGFQTVEELMMTPAPKFNDVMRCVFKIKDYEIDVYFYLLDHPGSAIAEVSESLKKDRSSIQRSLQTLMDKSMIKRKFRVLGAGGFTYIYNAVPIEETKLIMNRELNVWYRMMGQLVTNFEKR from the coding sequence ATGAATTCATTGAATAATGTAAATCCGACCGGGTTCCAGACAGTGGAAGAACTTATGATGACCCCGGCGCCTAAATTCAATGATGTTATGCGCTGCGTTTTTAAGATAAAGGATTATGAAATAGATGTATATTTTTATCTTCTTGACCATCCCGGATCAGCTATTGCTGAAGTTTCAGAGTCTCTTAAAAAAGATAGGAGTTCTATCCAGCGCTCACTTCAGACATTGATGGACAAAAGTATGATCAAACGAAAATTCAGGGTACTGGGCGCAGGCGGGTTTACTTATATTTACAATGCTGTGCCTATTGAGGAAACAAAACTTATAATGAACAGGGAACTTAATGTATGGTACCGGATGATGGGACAGCTTGTAACGAATTTTGAAAAGCGATGA
- a CDS encoding sorbosone dehydrogenase family protein, producing the protein MNRKLLLILFALIVILIAAIFYYGIKPSVKSETLAEIKLPQGFRIDYFAENMDGSLVSYPGPNPGPRMMLLKDGVLFVTVPNMGRVVALPDRNNDKKADETIIFIDKLNNPHGIDYDKGWFYIAQENRVIRVKDNDSNFIADRDTIEVLINNLPTGGHFTRTLKIHNNSLFVSIGSSCNVCLEENEIRAAILKCTLEGKDCKVFAKGLRNAVGMVIHPVTGQLYATENSRDYLGDELPPDEINLIEEGKNYGWPICYGKNIHDTDFDKNVYIRNPCMEPFETPSMIDLQAHSAPLGLAFYYGDNFPQEYRGNLFVAFHGSWNRRVPTGYKIINIDMKDYSVKDFATGWLNDNDSNVLGRPVDIIVADDGSLLVSDDNAGKIYRISYSQ; encoded by the coding sequence ATGAATAGGAAGTTATTATTGATTTTATTTGCGCTGATAGTGATTTTAATAGCTGCGATCTTTTATTATGGCATAAAACCATCAGTTAAATCCGAAACTCTTGCGGAAATTAAACTTCCCCAAGGGTTCAGGATCGATTATTTTGCAGAAAATATGGATGGAAGTTTAGTATCATACCCTGGTCCGAATCCGGGTCCAAGGATGATGCTATTGAAAGATGGAGTATTATTTGTCACAGTCCCAAACATGGGAAGAGTTGTTGCCCTCCCGGATAGGAATAATGACAAGAAAGCAGATGAAACAATAATATTTATCGACAAACTCAACAATCCGCATGGTATTGATTACGATAAAGGCTGGTTCTACATAGCGCAGGAGAACAGGGTTATCAGGGTAAAAGATAATGACAGTAATTTTATAGCAGACAGGGATACAATAGAAGTCCTGATAAACAATTTGCCCACTGGCGGTCATTTCACCCGAACACTGAAAATACATAATAACAGTTTATTCGTAAGTATCGGTTCTTCATGCAATGTCTGCCTGGAAGAGAATGAAATAAGGGCTGCAATCCTGAAATGTACGCTTGAAGGAAAAGACTGCAAGGTTTTCGCAAAAGGCCTAAGAAATGCTGTGGGCATGGTTATTCATCCGGTAACTGGACAGTTGTATGCTACTGAAAATAGCCGGGACTATCTTGGAGATGAACTGCCTCCTGATGAGATCAATCTTATTGAGGAAGGCAAAAATTATGGCTGGCCAATATGTTATGGCAAGAATATTCATGATACTGATTTCGATAAGAATGTGTATATTCGAAACCCATGCATGGAACCGTTTGAAACCCCAAGCATGATTGACCTCCAGGCACATTCTGCGCCTCTGGGGCTTGCTTTTTATTACGGCGATAACTTCCCGCAAGAATACAGGGGTAATCTCTTCGTAGCTTTTCACGGCTCATGGAACCGGAGAGTTCCGACAGGCTATAAAATCATCAATATAGATATGAAAGATTATTCAGTGAAAGATTTCGCCACCGGATGGCTCAATGATAATGACTCCAATGTCCTGGGAAGACCTGTGGATATTATCGTTGCAGATGACGGTTCGCTTCTTGTAAGCGATGATAATGCAGGAAAGATTTACAGGATATCCTATAGCCAGTAA
- a CDS encoding threonine synthase, which produces MYHLECIECHKKYSGSEVIYTCTCGGLLDIIYDYSQINITKNDLKGPLSVWKYRALLPISIDPVSLKEGGTPLYSVDRIAKSIGLKGVYVKHEGMNPTGSFKDRGMTVGVTKAIELGMKTVACASTGNTSASLAVYGARAGVPAVVLLPSGKVALGKLAQALMHGAKVLSIRGNFDDALKLVRDLCDREGFYLLNSVNPYRLEGQKTIAFEIADQLGWKAPDRLVLPVGNAGNITAIYKGFKELKNLGLIDSIPKMTGIQAQGASPVAAAIKNNAPAITPEGHPETIATAIRIGNPVNSIKALKAIRESGGTAETVTDEEIISAQQELAYLEGIGVEPASASSIAGLRKLTNLGIIGKDEVVACVTTGHLLKDSEHVLSVCPRPMEIDATIEAVRKAVFEK; this is translated from the coding sequence ATGTACCACCTTGAGTGCATTGAATGTCACAAGAAATATTCCGGATCTGAAGTTATCTACACCTGTACCTGCGGTGGCCTGCTCGATATTATTTATGATTATTCGCAAATCAATATTACTAAAAACGATTTGAAAGGCCCGCTTTCTGTCTGGAAATACCGCGCCTTGCTGCCGATAAGCATAGACCCGGTATCCCTTAAAGAAGGTGGAACGCCGCTATACAGCGTTGACAGGATCGCAAAAAGTATCGGACTTAAGGGTGTTTATGTCAAACATGAAGGTATGAACCCTACAGGCTCATTCAAGGACAGGGGAATGACAGTTGGTGTTACCAAAGCCATTGAACTTGGTATGAAAACGGTTGCCTGTGCATCCACCGGGAATACATCCGCATCCCTTGCGGTGTACGGGGCAAGGGCAGGGGTTCCCGCTGTTGTTCTTCTTCCATCCGGTAAAGTCGCCCTGGGAAAACTTGCCCAGGCTCTCATGCATGGCGCAAAAGTGTTGAGCATACGCGGGAATTTTGATGATGCGCTAAAACTTGTGCGGGACCTTTGCGACAGGGAAGGATTTTATCTTTTAAATTCTGTTAATCCGTATCGTCTTGAGGGACAAAAGACAATTGCTTTTGAGATCGCAGACCAGCTTGGATGGAAAGCACCTGACAGGCTTGTGCTTCCTGTCGGGAATGCAGGCAATATTACAGCAATTTATAAAGGATTCAAGGAGTTAAAGAACCTTGGTCTCATTGACAGCATACCGAAAATGACCGGAATACAGGCGCAAGGTGCAAGCCCTGTTGCTGCTGCAATAAAGAATAACGCGCCGGCAATAACTCCTGAGGGCCATCCTGAAACAATTGCAACAGCTATCAGGATCGGAAATCCTGTAAATTCAATAAAAGCCTTAAAGGCGATCAGGGAATCCGGAGGTACTGCCGAAACCGTAACTGATGAGGAAATAATAAGCGCCCAGCAGGAACTTGCATATCTTGAAGGGATAGGGGTAGAGCCTGCCAGTGCGTCATCAATTGCCGGCCTTCGCAAACTTACGAACCTTGGTATTATTGGAAAAGATGAGGTAGTTGCATGTGTCACGACAGGGCATTTGCTCAAGGACTCAGAGCACGTGCTTTCTGTATGTCCCAGACCCATGGAAATCGATGCTACCATTGAAGCTGTAAGAAAAGCTGTTTTTGAGAAATAA